ATGGATCTTATACCAATCCCAGCTTCTGATTTGGGGAAGCACATATTCTCCCACGCACTCCAGTGATATTTGTTTCTTCCGTTAGCAGTTCCCCAAAAGAAGTTGGCAATGTGCTTCTCTATAAGTTCCAGGGTACCTTTAGGAGGGTTAATAGCAGACAAGATGTATATAGGCAGAGATTGAATAACACTTTTGATGAGAACCATTCTACCACCACTAGAAAGCATGTTACCTTGCCAAGCATTCAGCCTTTTCACAATTTTTGACACCATGCTATCAAAGTAAACAATTTTTTTCCTTCCTATGTATATAGGGCATCCAAGATAAGTAAAAGGAAATTTTTTATCTAAAAAACCAGTACAGTTTCTTATCCTGTTTACCCTATATGCACAAGTTTTAGGGCTGTTAAGAAAGAAGCTCTTATCCTTGTTGACCATTTGCCCAGACACCTTCTCATACTTCTTAATAAGGCTCATGATTAGCTCTAAAGATCTAGTGTTTCCACTACTAAATATCACAATATCATCAGCATATGCAAGATGAGTAATCTGGGGACCATTTTTATGCATTGAAAAAGGAGTGAAGTTAGGATTATTCAGTAAACTGTTCAAGGACCTAGAAAGAACCTCTGCAGCAATTATAAAGAGAGAAGGAGAAATAGGGTCTCCCTGTTTAAGACCTTGGGAATATTTAAAAAAGCCTTGTCTAGTTCCATTAATGATAATAGAATACCAAGCATTAGCAATACTCCTCCAAATCAGATCAATCCACACATCATTGAAACCAAATTTGTTTAAGACCTTTATAAGAAAGGACCAAGAGAGCCTATCATAGGCTTTGGCCATATCAAGTTTAAGCACCACATTACCACCTTTATTCTTTTTTGAAATCCCATGGATTATCTCCTGAGTAAGCATCACATTGTATGTTATGCTTCTCCCAGTTACAAATCCACTTTGATTTTCAGAAATCAATTTAGGAAGAAAGTGGTTGAGCCTAATAGCAAGTATTTTAGAAATGATTTTATTAGTGAAATTATTTAAACTAATAGGTCTCAATTCACTAAAACTAGTGGGAGTATCGATTTTAGGGATTAAAGCAAGACATGAATGCGTATAAAATCTAGTAAGGTTTGTCCCTTCAAAGAAATTTTGCACAAAGTCAATTATATCATTTTTAATAATGTGCCAACAAACTTGGAAAAACTTACCATTGTAGCCATCTGGACCTGCTTAACTATCCATACTCATGTTGAAAACAACATTCTTAATCTCCTCTTCTTCTGGCAACTTTGTCAAAAAGTTGTTGTCTTCTGTAGTTATGATCCGAGGAATACATTCAATAATACTGATATTTTTATCAATGAGGTTCAAGTTGAATTGGTTTTTGAAATGCTTGATGGCTGCTTTTGAGATCTTCTGATCCCCTTGTACCCATCTTCCTCTGTGATTTTTGATTCTGTGAATGTGCAACCTTCTTCTCCTATTTCTTAAAACACTGTGGAAGTACTTGGTGTTTTTGTCACCATCCTTAAACCACTTCAGCTGAGTTTTCTGTCTAAGTAAAGAGTCTTGTAAGTTCAACCATCTAACATACTCAGCATAACCTCTATTCAAGTCTTCCCTTCCTTGATCTGTGTTGTTCATAATGTCTAACTCTTCCAGTAACTCAACTTTATCTTCCCAGTCTCTTACTTCGTCATTAACATCTCCTATATTCATCTTGACCAAGTGCTGAGAATTCTGCTAAGTTTTTTAAGCTTGCATTGCAGCCTCCACATTGGATTACCCCTGGTATCTTCATTCCAACAATCTCGCACAGTTTCCATAAAGTTAGGAAGATCAATCCaaaaattaaggaatttaaaatatttgATGTGATTATGTTGAGGATTATGACACTTCAAAAGTAAAGGTCTGTGATCTGATCCATTCCTAGACAGGTGTTTAACCACATTGCTTTGAAAAATGTCATTCCAATCTTCATTAACCAGAATTCTGTCTAATCTCATCCATATCCTCTTACTAGGAATCCTGTAGTTACACCATGTGAATTTAGGACCTGTAAATCCTATGTCACTCAATCCACAAGAATTCATACAGTTaataaaatcaaaactttttaagGCTTTATGAGGGACCCCCCAAGTTTTTCATCAGGATCCATTATAACATTAAAATCACCTCCCATGCACCATGGGCCAGTGATTGGATTGTTCATATCTACAATGTTTTCCCAAAGATCAATTCTTTCTTCAGGAGTACATTTTGCATAAACAGCAGTGGCAAAAGTGCCTCCCTCAGTGGTGTGATTCTTCAAATTAAGAGTGATTTGTTGATCATTATGGCAATGATCTCAGTTTTGACGAAGTTATTCCAGAAGCACCATATCTGGCCATTAGAATTAACCTTACAATGATGGAAACCAAAATAACTTTTGTAACCTGTAATCTTGCTTACATCCATAAAAGGCTCATATATTGCAACAAAAGCCACTTTATTAATGTTTACAAGCTTTTTCAATCTGAGAAAAGATTTTTTGGACCTTACCCCCTAATATTCCAGAAGATTGCACTAATCATGACTGGGTATTGGAGGGGAACTTTGTCTTTGACCTTTGTCTCTTACTTTGTTAGTAGCTGTAGGCTTTGATTTGGTTTCCTTGCTATTATTCCTTGTTTTGCTTCTGCTCTTGCCCCTTAAGTCAGTGGAAAATTCCTTTCTTTGACTTTGTGCAGTATCCGACTGCTCTTTTCTGTTTTTGGTTGAGTCAATAGAATCTATTGATAGAGCATGTACTCTACCAGATTCTCTAGTGtcttttcttcctcttttttctttttcttgtttcccATTTCCATTCGTGCTTCTCTTGTTATTGTCCATATCTGTTTTGGATTCTGTAGGGGTGCTTCCTTCCACTTCATAATTGTTGTTAATttccttattcacttcttgttcTATAGAGGAATTTGAACAAACAACTCAATGGATTCTGCATTCTTCAAATGTGGAGGTATACTTATAGGAAGTAGCTCTCCTTCTTCCATTTCTTCCGTATTTCTTTTGGAACTAACTTCTCGACTTGATTAAATATTTCTCACTTTCTCACTCTCTTCAGTGTTACTGATATGAGTGATCTCTTGTTGACTATCAACTTGATTAATTTTGCTATTTTCTCCAACCTTCTCTTGCTGCTTATCATCTTTCCCTTTCTCATCCATATGTTCCTTGATCTGATGAGATTCATTCCCAGCacctttcattttctcatcttttCTTTGTTCAATCACATATTGCTTATAAGgatcatttttgtttctttttctcttaGCAATTTCTCCAGGAGCCACAGTTTTGAAAATcactttattcttctttttttgggATCTTCTTTTCTGTTTTCTTTTTTGCCTTGTTCTTAAATCTTCTCTTTGTTGTCCCTTCCTGATCCTTTTCTTTCTCAATCATTTGTGTCTTAGGATCAGTTCCAATAGTTTCTTTTTTCTGACCTGTTTGTTGTTGAGCTTcatcattttctttgtttatgtcCTTCTTATCATGCTGTTTATCATTgtcgcctttttttttttttttatcattttctccattCATAATCTGAGTATTCTTTTTATTTCCATCTAAAATAGTTCCAATCTCCTCAACTCTGTCCTTGGCCTTCACAATTTTTTCTTGTTCCTTCTTCTGATTCATTCTTTCTAAGACTCTGCATTCCAACACATTGTGCCCTAAATTTTTGCAATGTTTACAATACTTTGGGGCTCCTTCATACTCAATGTTTTGATAGAATCCTTTTAGGGGTGAGTCCTCATATTCCATCCCAATCCAAACTTGATCAATTTGTGGTTTCCTCAAATCCATTTCTACtctaactttagccatacttggCCTAGTTTTATTCGCAGTAGCAACATCTAGAGTTAATGGAATTCCCACATGACTTACAATTTGTTTCAAATATTGCCAAGTATGAAGATGAAAAGGCAAACCTGGAAGGAGCACCCAAGCTAAGGCTGTTGGGAGATCTTCCTCCGGCTTGAAGTCCGGCGACCATTTCTGTAGCCACATTTGCAATCCATCAATCTCAATCACCCTTCTATACCAAGTTTTTTTTAAAGTCATCTTCATTATTAAAATCAATGAAGACATTCATATTGTCAAAAAACCCCAATAATGGCAGTTCCTTTAACAGTCACTAATTCTTTAAATTGAGATCTGATTTTGTCGATTTGTGGTCGAGTCTTCAAGAAACGACCTACACTCAGTTGCCATAACTTCATAGTATTCCGAGCACTTGAAGATTATAGCATGTACACCATTGTGTATGGTTtcttttatacactattatacactttatacaaggttgatacattatgtattagggtcaactacgtatatatacatcttaaggaaaaatatttacgaaacgtgacgctAGTTTTATAGTTACAAAATATAatattacaaaccctatacaaaacatgctttatatttttttaaaatatttttaatttttaatttttaatttttttaaaaaaaaattatttttttatgtttgttaaatattttttaaaaaaaatacttttttttgctcaaaaatttatgtatgaaagttgtatgaaatgtgtatatctcgctcaagacttaaaaagttcgctcaaaatttagtgtatgaaatgtgtatatcacgttcaaggcttaaaaaaacCGCTCAAAATTATGTTtatgaaaacaatatgaaatttgTACCTTgctcaagtcttaaaatttcgctcatattttcgtatataaagttcatgttagatttctgtaaaattaatacaactacaacaacattgtatacagctttgatacaacattcaagacttaaaataatcgctcaatttttgtgtatgaaatgtgtatatcttgctcaaggcttaaaaagtaccctcaaattttatgtatgaaaaacatatgaaatgtgtatatctcgatcaaggcttaaacattacgctcaaaattttatgcatgagaatgacatgaaatgtgtatatctcgctcaagacttataattacattcacatttttcgtatataaagttcatattaggtttctggaaaattaatacaactacaacaacattgtaataactttcatacaatattcaaggcttaaagtttttgctcaaattttgtgtatgaaaattaatttaaaaatttcgctcacatatacacatttcatacatgtttcatacaactttcatacacaaaaaaattgaggtaattttttaagcctttgagcaaaaaaaaaaaaaaaaattgttttaaaaaaattaaaatattttaaaaaaatatatatattttctggaaaaaaaataaaaaaacgaaaatatatgaaaatctgtcatgtttcgtaatatatcattgtgttttgtaaataaggaaaattaTCGTCACATtttgtaaatatttctccttaacatatatatatatatatatgtagttttcCCTATGTGTTAtgcctccccccaccccccaggTATAATGTTATCAAGGGTGGATTTACTAAGGCCCGTGGGGATGTCACGCCACTCGCAAGCTTCGGTGAAAACGCTATGGATATATGTGTACATACATATCAAATTGTATAAATTGATAAACTGCCACCCAGGGTAACAAATGGCTGAATAATGCCAGTGGCAAAGGGCAATTGTTGCCTCCTTGGTGACCAGGGATCGAGCCTCACCAGCAATCATTTTTCTGTCTACTTGCAGTAAATAGACAGCACAACACACGTACATGGTAAAATTTAACTCCACAAATTTAGAAgccctctttccttttttttgtttttattttttcatttcctTAATTCCTCTTTCCTCTTGACTTGCTTTTAAGGTAATAATACATGTCGCTAAATCAATTGCTTTTATATTTAAAGAAATTGGAAAGACCTAATATGTGCGCCAAGTTATTGTAATAATTATGTATTTTCGTTTTATCGTTTTGTCTAATATAAATAGAAAAGACTAATAACCCGACCCGAAGCCAACGTAATCGACCAAAAATTTACTCTATTTGGATTCAAAAACAAAAATGACACCCGGAGCCtccaaatcctggatccgcctctgaatgttatatgtataatattgtatatcggGCTACATATTTTTCCAAATATTGTTAATTTGGTTGGATTTTCATGTTTACAAATCAAGATTACTATAAATTGTTAAATGTTGATTCTTTCTTAATATCTTATTTGTTTAACTTTTCGGAAATTTATGGACTCAATTAGAATCTATGAATAGAAACACTTTGTTCTTGCGTTAGCAGATATGCAAAGTCCCATCTAAATCCAAAGAGATCCTCTTAACAAGGGCAGAAAGATCGGTGAAACTTTATAACATACTAGTATTAGGTACTTATCATATATTTGGACTCGTTTAATATCACTTATAATTAAGTCCTCCATTTTCCATGATTTGTAGTTGTAGCAGGAGGTCAAATCCCTTTTCTTGCCGTTGAAACATTTAGTAGCGATAACCCTATATACGGTTTCAGTAAGATGATAACCATCCCAGAAGTAGTGTTTATCTGCATTGCGGCACGGCACGAGTTCCGGTATGCATGCTGATGTCCCATTTGCCCAAGTGATGCAACACGGACTAATTGGATCAATCAAACCTACAAACACAGTATATTTATCATGGTTTACTTAAATATTTTAACTTGTCGGGAGTTAAATTCACGGATGATCATAAAAATCGCAACAAAGTTATAAAATTAATGTTTGTAAGGAAAAAATATGTCAAGTTAAGTGTATATCTTATATTTTGCATAAAATATGAAAATcacccaaaataaataaatatcggCATGGTACCGTAAATGACAACTAAGTTGctgcataaaaataaaattgtgaAATAAGCATCGCCACATCTCATCATCACATAGTTAAATTCAACTTCTATATATAGCTTATGTCTGCTAATAAACTTCAAATTTTCAGTTTAAAAATGGAGAAAATATGAATTAAATGGAGGTAAAAAGTGGAAAGAAATAGGAAAATGATGACATGTGCCTAGCGATGTGAATATAGGTTTGATATGTTGATGATGACTTAGTGGTTTATATAACAAGTTTATCTATCgggatatttttttaaatattcagcttttgaaaatatttatgccACGTAGCCCAATATACAGTATTATACAACATTAATTATATTTGGGGGAAAAAACATTATGTATAATGTATCAGCCTTGTATAATAGGGTATAAAAAGTGTTATACATATATGGGATAAATCAGGTGTTTATACAGAAAATATGAGCTATGTGgcgtaaatatttttaaaattacctAGAGTGTAATTTTCCCTCTATCTAATGTGACAACCTATTTTTAATTTCCATCGCCGGAGTGATGAATTTCCAGCGATGTATATTTTGGTCACCAAAATTAATTTTATGACTTCTCTGTGATAATGTTTTGATTCAATGATCATTTCTGAAATTAATATTACCATAAGTAGAAGGATTGGTGACGGCTTCGTAGCCGAGCCAGTGAGCATGGCCAAGAATAAAAGCCGAGCCTTGAAGGGTGGAAGTAAGATTTTTGAGCATGTCACGTAGCTGGTTGTTGAAGATTACTGCCATATGGTTATATTCTTCAACACAAAGTCCATTTTGGCGAAGCTGCTTAGTGATGGAATACAACCAATTGGTCCTATCTCGAACATTATCACCTTTCTTGCTCCTAGCCGATATAACCTCTGCACAATCCACACAAAATAATATTCATGTGAGCCACTTTGTTTCAATCGTATCTCACCCTTACTTATATGAATTTAATTTATATAGCAAGCTAATATGTTATAGCATATTACTTATTACTTATAGGTTATCGATAGTCTATTTGATCAAGCttttaatatttcaaaaataCTTTTGTCAATAATATTACTTATCCGATAATATTACTTATAGTTAATATGTTTAGTATCAATTTGTGTTTGATTAATTAATTCAAAAACACTTTTGTCAATATTAGATCAACTCAGCTAAACTTTCTAATTAAAGTGCTCTAGGAAATTAAAAGCTAGTACtctttttagcttttgaaaaactaTTTTTACTACTattcaaaaacacttatttttttcaaaaagctTGGCCTAACACTTGAACTCACTAAAAAAAGCataccttttttttaaaaaaaaaataaacactTTTCAAGGGATCTGATTGATTAAATATTATTTATGTGTGCGTAGAACTTAAAACTCTTATATGATTTACTGGTAAGTTCTTTATGAACAAACATAAAATGGATGACCTGCAAAAGCTTTATCATATCCGACATATATACTCCAATAAGAAAGGCTTGCCTGAAATTGTTGAGAAAGTGCATCCAGGAGAAGTTTGGCAAATGACTCGGGAGTATAATGTTTGCTTGTGCCATATATATTTGCCTGTAGATAGTTGTTTACATAGTCATTGCTGCCTGTAGAGATGAGAAAAATCGACCTCGATAAATAACTGGTAAGCTCCTCAGGATCATCAAATTGTCTAGGCAATTCTTGCTCTACCGTTCGCTGGAATAAATCAACCTGCTCTGAAATATGCAGGCACTTGCCCTACCAAAaaccaagaaaagaaaataataagtttAACTATTGGTTAGGATTTAACTACTTCTACATATTGACAGtacatttatttttataaatagtgTTATTATAATTAATAGTATGTTATAACATGTCAGACATCTTATTTTTCAGATAACCATTTACATATCATGGGCAACTATAACAGAAATTCTACCAAGGAGATTAAAAAAATTGTAACAGTATCATAATTAGGATTATAATCCAGTTACTAAACGTTTTTTGAACCACCTTTACCACCACACTAGAAACTTTTCTTGAGTTAAGCATATTCAACCATTATATTTATGGCAAAATATAAACTATAAAGCACTTCCAATGAAGAAGATTCTAATTGAACCTTCAGACTATGTAGCTTTGTTTCTGCCATTATTAATAATTATGTTTTAGATAATTCAATACTATAAAGCAAATGAACAAAAAAACAAGTAGCTAACGCAAATAAATTAGAGCATATCTTACGATGAAGTTTCCTGTATAAGGTAAAATACCGCAAGACCCAGATGCATAATTTAACCCTGTGAGTTTTAATGATCCTCGTAAACTTAAGTAAGGTGGTGAAAACGGTAATCCAAGAAATTCAGCAATAAAATCAGCAACGGTTTTCCCATTTGTAAATCTTCCAGTAGCTCCTCCATTAAAATTAGAACCATAAGGCTTGAAATCAGCCTTAGCTAAAGTTGGCAAAAGATTATTATTCCCACTATCAAATATTGAATCTCCAAATACATATAGTGCTGGTGCTAGAGGAATTTCTGATTTGATTGACTGAACATAGACCAAGAGTGTAATTAAAGTTACTAGATACTTGAATTTCTCCACCATTTTTTAATTGTCCCCGAAAATTTagtgaaaatattttttaaacgaATTGAGGAGATAACGGGGTTTAAACAAGCAAGAAATTAAATTAATACCTGATTAGCCTGAAATGCTAGGCTGGCACGCATGGATGAAATGTGATAGTAATCTTGAGTCTGTTATTATTTGTTCTCTTTTGTGACAAAGTTACACGATCTCCACGTTTTGTGCCTGCAATGTTTGACTCGATATATGTTAAATTTTGTCTCATTGGCGATTCTCACATTTGCCTACACCAGCATAAAGCAAAATTTTGCATAAATTATTTCCGCCTAATATCACAACTTGATTTGTCTGTGACTTTATTCAAATTACTTTCAAACGAAGTAATtattatgtagaaaggaatattCTAATGAATTATCTCGGCCAAGTCAATTATGATACTCCTCTTATTGAAGGGTGTGTCTTACTTCACTGTCTACCTAAGCTATGAAGCTGTAAAAACGGCACATTTATTTGAAATTTCCTTATTGAAAAGAGCGGTTAGAGTTGTCCCTTGTGACGATTCTAGAGAACTCATCCATGTTGATTGTGTGGTTGGTCATATTTTATGCGCTTCAGTTCGACATTTTGTTGTCAGCCGCACACTTCCTAAATAAGCTTTTATGTTGACATTCGTTGGATTAATGCTTAAATTTATCAAGCCATTTAGCTTCTTTAAGAATCATAAAATTACGTAATACCCCTTCCGTCCAcgtttatgtgatacactttaaCGTATCTTAAAGAATAAGGAAGAAAACGAAGCTTTAAAAACTTATGATCTAAATAAACCATAGATATTCATGTGATTGTAAATCATTCTATTAATggtaaaatgaaaagtttaacTTAAATTGTTTCTATTTATAGACACACATATCATTATTTTTggaacaaactaaaaaaaaaaaaaaagtataatttctctccattaaatgttactatatttatgtgtcatctccattatagtaatgacaaaattctactaaaggtaaaatgagaaaaaaaaaattgtcttgaactactaaaacgataaataatttgagataattatttataataatcacaataaataatttgagatagaGGGATTATCTAACAGTAATGCTAGGAAGCAGGGTTAGGATCCCCACCATGATCATTAAAGCCATGTCACGAACTTCAGTGAAGCCTGTGCGAAGTTTCACTTGTTTAAGGTGTCGAACTTGTACTAGAATTATTACTTGTTCtagttaaaaataattttattgaGATACTGTTTCCTTTCAAATATGATTATTTCTCAATTGCATTTCAAGCAATAGTTAAATATTAACAAGTGGTCCGGGAACTAGTTGTCTGAGCTAATTTTTACAGAACCAATGTTAAATTGAAGTCAAATGAGCTCGCAACAATTAAATGGGTTAGAATATCACGGACTAATTAGATATGGGAACTTTTACATGATTATCAAGGTGGTTAAAAGAAATTGGGTGTACCAATTTATAAAATTCGTCCGTTATGCGTTATATGCCTTCAAAGCATACAATTCATATAACTATATATCCAGAAGGTATATAACACTAGTAATAGTTAAATCACATTATAGTCGGAAGCGAATTCAAGATTTAAAGTTTGTGAGTTTCCACTCATctcaaattaaaaaataaaaagagacaaAACAAAGGCCTACATGGTGACTAACGGAATTTGATCACTTGACCAAGAGGAGCAAAGGCTTAAAGAGTTCCTTCTCTTTAAGCTAGACCAACAAGACACTTTGTTAATGGATTCCCAAATtgtattttttacatatttaCTGAATTTTTCAATATAAATACAGAATCCGCGCAAATGTATGAGGGTTCCCAAAAACCTCTATCACTGCTAAAAAAACAGTTAATTTCGACCAAAATTTTTCGACTTCACTTtttggtcaaaaaaaaaaatagaccacatgaggtcgaaattttcagatttttatttatttttttgggatTTCGCCCTCAAGCTGTCGATATTTACACGGGAAATAAAATTTCAACCGCATGAGGTCGAAACTtatttttgtacaaataataaatgagaaaaaacatttttaaaattaaattatataaataaaacaattaattaaaaaaagaatCATATTTCGACCGCATGCAGTCGAAATAATTAAGTCAAATCTTACTTAACTATTTCGACCGCACACAGTCAAAATAATAAACTTGTAAAATTTAAACTTCAATCGTGCAATTCCCAACAACCAAAACCTAATTATATTAAAACTCCCACCCCACCGTGCCCCTACCCAGTCGCCGACACTCCACCCCACCAGACCCCTACCCCTCCCCGCCGCTGACGCCCCATCCCCACCACTGCCTGTCCCTTGTCGCCGCCACTAAAGGTAAgtcatttttttccattttttttttcaatctcatTTCTATCATTTTTGTTTTTGGTAAATATCTCATTTCTATCATTATTAGTTACATTACTTTGTAATTGTAATTTAATTAGTAGATTACTTATATTTATTGTTAAAGTTTGCATTTGTAGCTATTTGTTAAAATTTTACTAAGTGTAAATTGAAATTTATTTGCTATTCTAGTAACAAGTTCCCctctgtaagttttttttttttgtttttatttagttATTTTCTCTTTTCCCCAGAATATCCATGTGGGTTTCTTGGTTTGTCCCTCATTGCTTCTATTTGATGCCTACATAACCAGGATTTTGGTTTTTGTATGTGGGTTTAGCAGCTTTTTCTGTTCATGTGTTCCTGAAAGGCCAAACGAGGTTGATTGTATTTATTACTTGAGGACTGGTATTTGTGGCTATGGTGCTCGTTGTCGCTTCAATCATCCTCGTAACCATAGTAATTTGGTAATTTTGTGTTGTAGTTGTGTAATTCTAGGGTTCATTTttaggggttttttttttttttttttttaatgtggcTGATCACTTGATTTACTTTGTTACTGTACAATTTCAAGGTATTTATTTATGTTTAACGTGCCTGATCACTTGATTTACTTTGTTATTGTCCAATTCATTTCTAGGTATTTTTGTTTAATATGCCTGATTACTTGATTTACTTTGTTACTGTCCAATTCAGGTTGATCTTAGTAAATATCGCGGCTTTTTATCTATCTTCATTCTTgatttttagtatttttagacATTAGTGATGCTTATTGTTAATCCTTCAAAATTGTAGTTTGAAAGAAGAAAGATCTTACTTTGTTATACATTTTGCACTTCGAATCTTCCGCTAAGTCAGCACGAAAGATTTGAAATTTCAAACTATAATTCCCATTAAATTGCATAATTCTAAGGTTCATTTCAGGGTATTTATGTTTGATATGCCTGATCACTTGATTTACTTTATTTTAGCGTCCAATTCAGGTTGATCTTCGTAAATAATGGTTTTTTTTCCTAACTTAAATTTCTAATTTTCAGTCTGTTTAGACATTAGTGATGTCTATTGTTAGTCCTTGAACATTGTAGTCTGAAGGAAGAAAGATATTTCCTTTTAGACATTAGTGATAGCTATTGTTAATCCTTGAATTAGTAGTTCGAGAGAAGAAAGATCTTTCCTTTTAGACATTAGTGATATCTATCTTCATTTATGATTTTTAGTCTTTCTAGACATTAGTGATACCTATTTTTAATCTTTGAAAATTGTAGCCTGAAAGAAgaaaaattttctttttttttgtacaTTTTGTACTTCTAATTTTTAGTGAAGACAGCACGAAAGATTTGAAATTTCATTTATGTAAATTGATGACAGGCTGTGGGAGCATCAAGAGCTACTGGAGGAGAATACCCTGAAAGAGTCGGTCAATCTGTTTGCCAGGTAGTTTTATTAAATGTGATAGCAATTAGTTTGGCATTTGGTGTTCATTTAATGATCAACTTCGAGAGAGAAGATGTGTTTTCTGGATTTGACTCTCTTTAGTACAatat
Above is a genomic segment from Lycium barbarum isolate Lr01 chromosome 12, ASM1917538v2, whole genome shotgun sequence containing:
- the LOC132624351 gene encoding uncharacterized protein LOC132624351, giving the protein MKMTLKKTWYRRVIEIDGLQMWLQKWSPDFKPEEDLPTALAWVLLPGLPFHLHTWQYLKQIVSHVGIPLTLDVATANKTRPSMAKVRVEMDLRKPQIDQVWIGMEYEDSPLKGFYQNIEYEGAPKYCKHCKNLGHNVLECRVLERMNQKKEQEKIVKAKDRVEEIGTILDGNKKNTQIMNGENDKKKKKGDNDKQHDKKDINKENDEAQQQTGQKKETIGTDPKTQMIEKEKDQEGTTKRRFKNKAKKKTEKKIPKKEE